The Oncorhynchus clarkii lewisi isolate Uvic-CL-2024 unplaced genomic scaffold, UVic_Ocla_1.0 unplaced_contig_11090_pilon_pilon, whole genome shotgun sequence genome window below encodes:
- the LOC139401057 gene encoding zinc finger protein 345-like, with amino-acid sequence MYNTSCVHQDRASPSPSNLPESPGHNSPGSSLLLGLKRVSVRLVDCRKTPGQSGTVREGHEEEGDLISSRDSPNRRSLSGRDLSSGELQQQHVADEAEKSVSQSEHLKHQHRRTGKKSHHSCSDCGKSFTTRRSFIIHLRIHTGEKPYHCYQCGKSFNQSGNLTTHQLTHTGVKPYSCGQCGKSFARSGQLTTHRVTHTGEKPYSCGQCGKSFNQAGNLTAHQLTHTGEKPYSCDQCGKSFNHSGNLTAHQVTHTGEKPYSCDQCGKRFAHASNLTRHQVTHTEEKPYSCDQCGKSFAQASNLTRHQVTHTEEKPYSCDQCGKRFATYYTFKYHLRIHTGEKPYPCLDCGKNFASAGSLTIHQSVHTGDKPYSCHQCGKSFAVANTLIIHQRIHTGEKPYSCNLCGKSFAVVSTLNKHQRIHTGEKPYSCDQCGKSFALSDKLTIHQRTHTGERPYSCDQCGKSFARASTLNSHQRTHTGEKPYSCDQCGKSFAELGTLNSHQRTHTGEKPYVCLCGKSFSLLGQLKKHQKSKTCHISSPSYT; translated from the exons ATGTACAATACTTCCTGTGTTCACCAGGACAGAGCTAGTCCGTCCCCCTCCAACCTGCCAGAGTCCCCTGGTCACAACTCTCCTGGTAGCTCCTTACTGCTGGGTCTGAAGAGGGTGTCTGTGCGGCTGGTCGACTGCAGGAAAACACCAGGGcagagtggaactgtgagagaaGGACACGAGGAGGAGGGAGATTTGATTTCATCAA GGGACTCTCCTAACCGTCGCTCTCTCAGCGGGAGGGACTTATCATCTGGGGAGCTTCAACAACAACATgttgctgacgaggcagagaagagtgtCTCCCAATCAGAACACCTCAAACACCAGCACAGACGTACAGGGAAGAAATCTCACCacagctgctctgactgtgggaagagtttcactaCACGGAGATCTTTCATAATTCACCTGCGTATTCACACcggagagaagccttatcactgttatcagtgtggaaagagcttcAATCAGTCAGGCAACCTGACAACACACCAGCTAACACATACTGGagtgaagccttatagctgtggtcagtgtgggaagagctttgctcgGTCTGGACAGCTGACTACACACCGggtaacacacactggagagaagccttatagctgtggtcagtgtggaaagagctttaATCAGGCAGGCAACCTGACAGCACACCAGCTaacacacacgggagagaagccttacagctgtgatcagtgtgggaagagcttcaatcaCTCAGGCAACCTGACAGcacaccaggtaacacacactggagagaagccttatagctgtgatcaatgtgggaagaggtttGCTCACGCTTCCAACCTAACTAgacaccaggtaacacacacagaagagaagccttacagctgtgatcaatgtgggaagagttttgctcaAGCTTCCAACCTAACTAgacaccaggtaacacacaccgaAGAAAAGCCttacagctgtgatcaatgtgggaagaggtttGCTACATATTACACATTCAAATATCATCTGAGAattcatacaggggagaagccttacccctGCCTTGATTGTGGGAAAAACTTTGCGAGTGCAGGATCCCTAACCATACACCAGAGTGTACACACAGGAGATAAGCCTTACAGCTGtcatcagtgtgggaagagctttgctgtAGCTAACACCCTGATTATACACCAGCGcattcacactggagagaagccataTAGCTGTAATCTgtgtggaaagagctttgctGTGGTTTCCACCTTGAATAAACATCAGCgcatacacactggagagaagccatatagctgtgatcagtgtggaaagagctttgctCTATCAGATAAACTAACTatacaccagcgaacacacacaggagagaggccttatagctgtgatcagtgtggaaagagctttgctCGAGCTTCCACCCTGAAttcacaccagcgaacacacactggagagaagccttatagctgtgatcagtgtggaaagagctttgctGAGTTAGGGACCCTGAAttcacaccagcgaacacacactggagagaaaccctatgtctgtctatgtggaaagagtttttctCTTTTAGGGCAACTTAAAAAACACCAGAAATCAAAAACGTGCCATATTTCATCTCCATCCTATACCTGA